A window of Panthera leo isolate Ple1 chromosome D2, P.leo_Ple1_pat1.1, whole genome shotgun sequence contains these coding sequences:
- the TSNAX gene encoding translin-associated protein X isoform X2 — protein MLAFKSFQQELDARHDKYERLVKLSRDITVESKRTIFLLHRITSAPDMEEILTESEVKLDGVRQKILQVAQELSGEDMHQFHRAITTGLQEYVEAVSFQHFIKTRSLISMDEINKQLIFTTEEYGKENKTPCSDAQDKQFGTWRLKITPVDYLLGVADLTGELMRMCINSVGNGDIDTPFEVSQFLRQVYDGFSFIGNTGPYEVSKKLYTLKQSLAKVENACYALRVRGSEIPKHMLADVFSVKTEMIDQEEGIS, from the exons ATGTTGGCCTTCAAAT CATTTCAGCAGGAACTTGATGCAAGACATGACAAATACGAGAGACTTGTGAAACTTAGTCGGGATATAACTGTGGAAAGTAAAAGGACAATTTTTCTCCTCCATAGAATTACAAG TGCTCCTGATATGGAAGAGATTTTGACAGAATCAGAAGTGAAATTGGATGGTGTTAGACAAAAGATCTTGCAAGTAGCCCAGGAGCTCTCAGGAGAAGACATGCATCAATTTCATAGAGCCATTACCACAG GACTGCAGGAGTATGTGGAGGCAGTCTCTTTTCAACACTTCATCAAAACACGATCACTTATCAGTATGGATGAAATTAATAAACAATTGATATTTACAACAgaagaatatggaaaagaaaataagacc CCCTGCTCTGATGCACAGGATAAGCAGTTTGGTACTTGGAGACTGAAAATCACACCTGTTGATTACCTTCTGGGAGTGGCTGATTTAACTGGAGAGTTGATGCGGATGTGTATTAACAGTGTGGGGAATGGGGACATTGACACCCCCTTTGAAGTGAGCCAGTTTTTACGTCAGGTTTATGATGGGTTTTCATTCATTGGCAATACTGGACCTTACGAGGTTTCTAAGAAGTTGTATACTTTGAAACAAAGTCTGGCCAAAGTGGAGAATGCTTGTTACGCCTTGAGAGTCAGAGGCTCAGAAATTCCAAAACATATGCTGGCAGATGTCTTTTCGGTTAAAACAGAAATGATCGATCAAGAAGAGGGCATTTCTTAG
- the TSNAX gene encoding translin-associated protein X isoform X1, with protein sequence MSSKEGSGGFRKRKHDNFPHNQRREGKDVNSSSPVMLAFKSFQQELDARHDKYERLVKLSRDITVESKRTIFLLHRITSAPDMEEILTESEVKLDGVRQKILQVAQELSGEDMHQFHRAITTGLQEYVEAVSFQHFIKTRSLISMDEINKQLIFTTEEYGKENKTPCSDAQDKQFGTWRLKITPVDYLLGVADLTGELMRMCINSVGNGDIDTPFEVSQFLRQVYDGFSFIGNTGPYEVSKKLYTLKQSLAKVENACYALRVRGSEIPKHMLADVFSVKTEMIDQEEGIS encoded by the exons ATGAGCAGCAAAGAAG GATCAGGAGGGTTCAGGAAAAGGAAGCATGACAATTTCCCACATAaccagagaagagaagggaaggatgtTAATTCATCTTCACCTGTGATGTTGGCCTTCAAAT CATTTCAGCAGGAACTTGATGCAAGACATGACAAATACGAGAGACTTGTGAAACTTAGTCGGGATATAACTGTGGAAAGTAAAAGGACAATTTTTCTCCTCCATAGAATTACAAG TGCTCCTGATATGGAAGAGATTTTGACAGAATCAGAAGTGAAATTGGATGGTGTTAGACAAAAGATCTTGCAAGTAGCCCAGGAGCTCTCAGGAGAAGACATGCATCAATTTCATAGAGCCATTACCACAG GACTGCAGGAGTATGTGGAGGCAGTCTCTTTTCAACACTTCATCAAAACACGATCACTTATCAGTATGGATGAAATTAATAAACAATTGATATTTACAACAgaagaatatggaaaagaaaataagacc CCCTGCTCTGATGCACAGGATAAGCAGTTTGGTACTTGGAGACTGAAAATCACACCTGTTGATTACCTTCTGGGAGTGGCTGATTTAACTGGAGAGTTGATGCGGATGTGTATTAACAGTGTGGGGAATGGGGACATTGACACCCCCTTTGAAGTGAGCCAGTTTTTACGTCAGGTTTATGATGGGTTTTCATTCATTGGCAATACTGGACCTTACGAGGTTTCTAAGAAGTTGTATACTTTGAAACAAAGTCTGGCCAAAGTGGAGAATGCTTGTTACGCCTTGAGAGTCAGAGGCTCAGAAATTCCAAAACATATGCTGGCAGATGTCTTTTCGGTTAAAACAGAAATGATCGATCAAGAAGAGGGCATTTCTTAG